The proteins below come from a single Plantactinospora sp. KBS50 genomic window:
- a CDS encoding CBS domain-containing protein yields the protein MTTVGDFMTTRLVTMDGNDTLTAAAQEMRDRAIGDVIVTDGDDVIGIVTDRDITVRGVAENMDPDSSRLNQITSNDIVTVSQYDDAVAAADLMRTYGVRRLPVIEEGRLIGLVSIGDLAVEREPQSVLADISADEPNN from the coding sequence ATGACGACGGTCGGAGACTTCATGACCACGCGCCTGGTCACGATGGACGGCAACGACACGCTGACCGCCGCCGCCCAGGAGATGCGGGACCGGGCGATCGGGGACGTCATCGTCACCGACGGCGACGATGTCATCGGGATCGTGACGGACCGGGACATCACCGTACGGGGTGTGGCGGAGAACATGGATCCGGACAGTTCCCGGCTGAACCAGATCACCAGCAACGACATCGTGACGGTCAGCCAGTACGACGACGCCGTGGCGGCGGCCGACCTGATGCGGACCTACGGGGTCCGGCGGCTGCCGGTGATCGAGGAGGGCCGCCTGATCGGCCTGGTGTCCATCGGTGACCTCGCCGTGGAACGGGAGCCGCAGTCGGTGCTGGCCGACATCAGCGCGGACGAACCCAACAACTGA
- a CDS encoding sensor histidine kinase: MGGGPAPRPDAPAGAALGRVFGTFCAALHASSGLACAAAALAVPEPPVSVPLLLVVVPVLTCWSLVFAGLAVRRGLRPVPVAVDVGLTVVTCLLIGRLVAAEVLPGEVSWIAIMASTTVIVAQLGLPARLSIPAGLLVTVAYAVGAHLAGDDAEATAHAATLAVQTFSAAGLGWLARRGSRSADAAFAGHQQAVRQAVLARAARAAERQQNRDLHDTVLSTLTMVGLGGAGADGRLRDRAAADLRTLAGLAGARGGADAEPVTERLDERLREVLASTGGHACGAELAPVTVPGPVAAAIAAGVAEALANVDRHAPQASVRITLRVTGGTVAVEVVDDGPGFDPGAVPAHRYGLRESIRGRLAAVGGRAVVDSAPGRGTRIRLEWPAAGVER, encoded by the coding sequence GTGGGCGGCGGGCCGGCACCGCGGCCCGACGCACCGGCCGGCGCCGCGCTGGGACGGGTCTTCGGGACCTTCTGCGCCGCGCTGCACGCCAGCTCCGGCCTCGCCTGCGCCGCCGCGGCGCTGGCCGTGCCGGAACCACCCGTCTCGGTGCCGCTGCTGCTGGTGGTGGTCCCCGTGCTGACCTGCTGGTCGCTGGTCTTTGCCGGGCTGGCCGTACGCCGTGGGCTGCGGCCGGTGCCGGTCGCCGTGGACGTCGGGCTCACCGTGGTCACCTGCCTGCTGATCGGCCGGCTGGTGGCCGCCGAGGTGCTGCCCGGCGAGGTGAGCTGGATCGCCATCATGGCCAGCACCACGGTGATCGTGGCCCAACTCGGCCTGCCCGCCCGGCTGTCGATTCCGGCCGGGCTGCTGGTCACCGTCGCGTACGCGGTCGGCGCGCACCTGGCCGGCGACGACGCGGAGGCGACCGCGCACGCCGCCACGCTCGCCGTGCAGACCTTCTCGGCGGCCGGCCTCGGCTGGCTGGCCCGCCGGGGCAGCCGGAGCGCGGACGCCGCCTTCGCCGGCCACCAGCAGGCGGTCCGGCAGGCCGTGCTGGCGCGGGCGGCCCGGGCCGCCGAGCGCCAGCAGAACCGCGACCTGCACGACACCGTGCTGTCCACGCTGACCATGGTGGGCCTCGGCGGCGCCGGCGCGGACGGCCGACTGCGCGACCGGGCCGCCGCCGACCTGCGCACGCTCGCCGGGTTGGCCGGCGCCCGCGGTGGCGCCGACGCGGAGCCGGTGACGGAGCGGCTGGACGAACGGCTGCGCGAGGTGCTGGCCTCGACCGGGGGGCACGCCTGCGGTGCGGAGCTGGCACCGGTGACCGTGCCCGGGCCGGTCGCCGCGGCGATCGCCGCCGGGGTGGCGGAGGCGCTGGCCAACGTGGACCGGCACGCGCCGCAGGCCAGCGTCCGGATCACGCTGCGGGTGACCGGCGGCACCGTGGCGGTCGAGGTGGTCGACGACGGTCCCGGCTTCGACCCGGGCGCGGTGCCGGCGCACCGGTACGGCCTGCGCGAGTCGATCCGGGGCCGGCTGGCCGCCGTGGGCGGTCGGGCCGTGGTCGACTCGGCGCCCGGCCGGGGGACCCGGATCCGGCTGGAGTGGCCGGCCGCCGGAGTGGAGCGGTGA
- a CDS encoding aldehyde dehydrogenase family protein encodes MSDQETAAAVAAAATAARSASDAIANAGDDQVDAALRGMARLLSESAEPVLAANAEDQRAARDGGMGGGLLDRLRLDPDRLRGMAEQLTALAGIQSEPTRRWLRDLDGGLALHEWRRPVGVIGANFEARPNVVVDIASQLVKSHNAGVLRTGSAALGSAVALLDRVVAPALAEAGIDPAAIQLVRRPGRESAEALVRLPELVPLVILRGSGDSTRHLARQAALSGVRTLAHADGGGVLYLHAAADRAMAADLVERGLDRLGVCNRLNLLLIDTARWDELAPAMVDLLGGREPKVAASLPPHPHPLGYEWALDDGNEATVTIAPVDGPAAAARVANEETSGLAAAIVTDDPAAAAEFLGRYAGTGGFWNATTRLLDGFKLLALPETGINIDRVPGPRGPVTYRDLCLRQYVVLPAGRDLPVPGRG; translated from the coding sequence ATGAGCGACCAGGAGACCGCGGCGGCGGTGGCCGCCGCGGCGACGGCGGCCAGGTCGGCCAGCGACGCCATCGCCAACGCCGGCGACGACCAGGTGGACGCGGCGCTGCGCGGCATGGCCCGGTTGCTGAGCGAGTCCGCCGAGCCGGTGCTGGCCGCCAACGCCGAGGACCAGCGCGCGGCCCGGGACGGCGGCATGGGCGGCGGCCTGCTCGACCGGCTGCGCCTCGACCCGGACCGGCTGCGCGGCATGGCCGAGCAGCTCACCGCCCTCGCCGGGATCCAGTCCGAGCCGACCCGCCGGTGGCTGCGCGACCTGGACGGCGGGCTCGCGCTGCACGAGTGGCGGCGACCGGTGGGCGTGATCGGGGCCAACTTCGAGGCCCGGCCGAACGTGGTGGTGGACATCGCCTCCCAACTGGTCAAGTCGCACAACGCCGGGGTGCTGCGCACCGGCTCGGCGGCGCTCGGCTCGGCGGTGGCCCTGCTCGACCGGGTGGTCGCCCCCGCGCTGGCCGAGGCCGGCATCGACCCCGCCGCCATCCAACTGGTCCGTCGGCCCGGACGGGAGTCCGCCGAGGCACTGGTCCGGCTGCCGGAGCTGGTGCCGCTGGTGATCCTGCGGGGCAGCGGCGACAGCACCCGGCACCTGGCCCGGCAGGCGGCGCTGTCCGGCGTGCGCACGCTGGCGCACGCCGACGGCGGTGGGGTGCTCTACCTGCACGCCGCCGCCGACCGGGCGATGGCCGCCGACCTGGTCGAGCGCGGCCTGGACCGGCTGGGCGTGTGCAACCGGCTGAACCTGCTGCTCATCGACACGGCGCGCTGGGACGAACTCGCCCCGGCCATGGTGGACCTGCTGGGCGGGCGGGAGCCGAAGGTGGCCGCGTCGCTGCCGCCGCACCCGCACCCGTTGGGCTACGAGTGGGCGCTCGACGACGGCAACGAGGCCACCGTCACGATCGCACCGGTCGACGGCCCGGCCGCCGCGGCCCGGGTCGCCAACGAGGAGACCTCCGGGCTGGCCGCCGCCATCGTCACCGACGACCCGGCGGCCGCCGCCGAGTTCCTCGGCCGGTACGCCGGCACGGGCGGGTTCTGGAACGCGACCACCCGGCTGCTGGACGGGTTCAAGCTGCTCGCCCTGCCGGAGACCGGCATCAACATCGACCGGGTCCCCGGCCCGCGCGGCCCGGTGACCTACCGCGACCTGTGCCTGCGGCAGTACGTCGTGCTGCCCGCCGGCCGGGACCTGCCGGTGCCCGGCCGGGGCTGA
- a CDS encoding allophanate hydrolase subunit 1 produces the protein MSPVRALPVGRWSWLLEVATSPAARSLHRHLTDRQAAGLLSGVLDIVPGARTVLLDAGPDGPDRNRLAALLAGWAEPAGDAAPTGPAVEIPVRYDGDDLAEVCRLTGLTRDALIAAHTGADFTVAFCGFAPGFAYLTGAPEPLRVPRRGTPRTAVPAGAVGLAGEYTGVYPRRSPGGWQLIGRTSLVLWDETRPEPARLTPGTRVRFTAVPR, from the coding sequence GTGAGCCCGGTCCGGGCACTGCCCGTGGGCCGCTGGTCCTGGCTGCTGGAGGTCGCCACCAGCCCGGCCGCCCGCTCCCTGCACCGCCACCTGACCGACCGGCAGGCGGCCGGCCTGCTGTCCGGGGTGCTCGACATCGTTCCCGGCGCCCGCACCGTGCTGCTGGACGCCGGGCCGGACGGGCCGGACCGCAACCGGTTGGCCGCGCTGCTCGCCGGCTGGGCCGAACCGGCCGGCGACGCCGCGCCGACCGGGCCGGCCGTCGAGATCCCGGTCCGGTACGACGGGGACGACCTGGCCGAGGTCTGCCGGCTCACCGGGCTGACCCGGGACGCGCTGATCGCCGCGCACACCGGCGCCGACTTCACCGTCGCCTTCTGCGGGTTCGCACCCGGCTTCGCGTACCTCACCGGCGCGCCGGAACCGCTGCGGGTGCCCCGGCGCGGCACCCCGCGCACGGCCGTACCGGCCGGGGCCGTCGGGCTGGCCGGCGAGTACACCGGGGTGTACCCCCGCCGGTCCCCCGGCGGATGGCAGCTCATCGGCCGCACCTCGCTGGTGCTCTGGGACGAGACCCGGCCCGAGCCGGCCCGGCTCACCCCCGGCACCCGGGTCCGGTTCACGGCGGTGCCGCGGTGA
- a CDS encoding response regulator transcription factor gives MDADAVAGHLSPTEPRITVAIVDDHPVVVEGVRSWLSVEPRLEVVATGDDPDVLYFGAGRTAKVVLLDLRLHGQLALDRVAELSAAGRRVVVYSEHTGQETILAALDAGAVAFLAKHEGREHCVRTVLAAADDRPYVPPALAGAIVGDRRSDRPTLSDQEREALLLWFQSMSKASVARRMQISEHTVKQYLDRARIKYARAGRPAATKAALLARAIEDGLIRPEEIGTYRSYASTDRPTPQRPS, from the coding sequence GTGGACGCAGACGCGGTGGCGGGCCACCTGAGCCCGACGGAGCCGCGGATCACGGTCGCGATCGTCGACGACCATCCGGTCGTGGTCGAGGGCGTCCGGTCCTGGCTGTCCGTCGAACCGCGCCTGGAGGTGGTGGCCACCGGCGACGACCCGGACGTGCTCTACTTCGGCGCCGGCCGGACCGCCAAGGTCGTGCTGCTGGACCTGCGGTTGCACGGCCAGCTCGCGCTGGACCGGGTCGCCGAGCTGAGCGCGGCCGGGCGTCGCGTGGTGGTCTACTCGGAACACACCGGGCAGGAGACCATCCTGGCCGCGCTGGACGCGGGTGCGGTGGCGTTCCTGGCCAAGCACGAGGGCCGCGAGCACTGTGTCCGGACCGTGCTGGCCGCCGCCGACGACCGCCCGTACGTGCCTCCGGCGCTGGCCGGCGCGATCGTCGGGGATCGCCGCTCGGACCGGCCGACCCTGTCCGACCAGGAGCGCGAGGCGCTGCTGCTGTGGTTCCAGTCGATGTCCAAGGCGTCCGTGGCGCGCCGGATGCAGATCAGCGAACACACGGTGAAGCAATACCTCGATCGGGCGCGGATCAAATATGCCCGGGCGGGCCGACCGGCCGCCACCAAGGCGGCGCTGCTCGCCCGCGCGATCGAGGACGGACTCATCCGGCCGGAAGAGATTGGGACCTATCGGTCGTACGCGTCGACCGACCGGCCGACCCCCCAACGACCGTCATGA
- a CDS encoding SCP2 sterol-binding domain-containing protein yields MYGEVNATTRFFEDLNRSQHEPLLQKVVGSVRFDLHEAARTEHWVLEIDRGKVRVSREDRETDLVVNSSPGMFEKLVRGEENTIAALLRGAITVTGNALLILRIERLFPGPPNSLGPRRRIAKGATG; encoded by the coding sequence ATGTACGGCGAGGTCAACGCGACCACGAGGTTCTTCGAGGACCTCAACCGCAGTCAGCACGAGCCGCTGCTGCAGAAGGTCGTCGGTAGCGTGCGGTTCGACCTGCACGAGGCGGCCCGGACCGAACACTGGGTGTTGGAGATCGACCGCGGAAAGGTGCGGGTGTCCCGGGAGGACCGGGAGACCGACCTGGTGGTCAACAGCAGCCCGGGCATGTTCGAGAAGCTGGTCCGCGGCGAGGAGAACACGATCGCGGCGCTGCTGCGGGGTGCGATCACGGTGACCGGCAACGCGCTGCTCATCCTGCGGATCGAGCGGCTCTTTCCGGGACCGCCGAACTCCCTCGGGCCGCGGCGGCGGATCGCGAAGGGGGCCACCGGATGA
- a CDS encoding GntR family transcriptional regulator, protein MAHPDDRRSVGRPRSTPALDLPSLTPLPTAAERAAEVIRENIFEGRFPPGVALPESALAQALQVSRNTVREAFRTLVHDHLLTYEPHKGVTVRALTAGDVRDIYRLRRMLELSAIDLLARGEGTLDRATLTDSLNAADRAAAADDWVTAGTANLRFHTLLVAVHASPRIDELFRRLMTEMRLGFLALTDPHAFHEPYLSRNHELTDLLGAGRWDEARADLDRYLDDALRQVVAAVDADR, encoded by the coding sequence ATGGCCCACCCGGACGACCGTCGCTCGGTGGGGCGGCCCCGTTCCACGCCGGCGCTCGACCTGCCCTCCCTCACCCCGCTGCCCACCGCCGCCGAGCGGGCCGCCGAGGTCATCCGGGAGAACATCTTCGAGGGACGCTTCCCGCCCGGCGTCGCGCTGCCGGAGAGCGCCCTCGCCCAGGCCCTCCAGGTGTCCCGCAACACCGTGCGGGAGGCGTTCCGGACGCTGGTCCACGACCACCTGCTGACCTACGAGCCGCACAAGGGCGTCACCGTGCGGGCGCTCACCGCCGGGGACGTACGCGACATCTACCGGCTGCGCCGGATGCTGGAGCTGTCGGCGATCGACCTGCTCGCCCGCGGCGAGGGCACGCTGGACCGGGCGACCCTGACCGACAGCCTGAACGCGGCGGACCGGGCGGCCGCGGCCGACGACTGGGTCACCGCCGGCACCGCCAACCTGCGCTTCCACACCCTGCTGGTCGCGGTGCACGCGAGCCCGCGCATCGACGAGCTGTTCCGGCGGCTGATGACCGAGATGCGGCTCGGCTTCCTCGCCCTGACCGACCCGCACGCCTTCCACGAGCCGTACCTGAGCCGCAACCACGAACTCACCGACCTGCTCGGCGCCGGCCGCTGGGACGAGGCGCGGGCCGACCTGGACCGCTACCTGGACGACGCCCTGCGGCAGGTGGTCGCCGCCGTGGACGCCGACCGGTGA
- a CDS encoding helix-turn-helix transcriptional regulator: MHAFDVLGDPVRRRILELLAEGEATAGAVGEVVRAEFGISQPAVSQHLKVLRDSGFTTVRPLGPRRLYAVDPAPLREVDAWLDQFRRFWTPHLAALATELARGRRQRRLAAEGTSNEEDEES, translated from the coding sequence GTGCACGCGTTCGATGTGCTCGGCGATCCGGTGCGGCGGCGGATCCTCGAGTTGCTCGCCGAGGGCGAGGCGACGGCCGGCGCGGTCGGCGAGGTGGTCCGGGCGGAGTTCGGCATCTCCCAGCCGGCCGTCTCGCAGCACCTGAAGGTGCTGCGGGACAGCGGCTTCACCACCGTCCGGCCGCTCGGCCCGCGCCGCCTGTACGCGGTCGATCCGGCACCGCTGCGCGAGGTGGACGCCTGGCTCGACCAGTTCCGGCGGTTCTGGACGCCGCACCTGGCCGCCCTGGCCACCGAACTGGCCCGCGGGCGCCGCCAGCGCCGGCTGGCCGCCGAAGGGACATCAAACGAAGAGGATGAAGAATCATGA
- a CDS encoding LuxR C-terminal-related transcriptional regulator — translation MPSTDIDADSADRPLSVALSVGLIASSAGGARRRGAAVLRALRRLLPFDAGAVILFDPDRSVALPLAVTGYRALPAARTGPPARPEATYQELAGVRLDRPGPPRRLCDLTGAPGRALRDRLAAVGLPEGVGVPLTTSDGRCVGLLALHRRVVGLDDAPLEVLGRLSPTIANAVDPLRPATGLVMAIPRVCAGAVLTTGGRILPLPGLPGHPFLVPAAPLLDTAMVTLRDGRLYRAFLVPGVSGADHLCATVVPCPAEPPYLGSVAILLSPAGNTRGLTPRELEVMGLLVDGCSNRRIAATLFVTERTVAAHIEHILVKMEVPTRTMAALRALRLGLFVPRSLLQPAAATRA, via the coding sequence TTGCCCAGTACGGACATCGACGCCGATTCCGCTGATCGGCCACTCAGTGTCGCGCTTTCGGTCGGTCTCATCGCGTCGTCCGCGGGAGGCGCCCGGCGACGCGGCGCGGCGGTACTGCGGGCGCTGCGCCGGCTGCTGCCGTTCGACGCCGGCGCGGTGATCCTGTTCGACCCGGACCGGTCGGTCGCTCTTCCGCTGGCCGTGACGGGCTACCGGGCGCTGCCGGCGGCCCGGACCGGGCCGCCGGCGCGGCCGGAGGCGACCTACCAGGAGCTTGCCGGCGTGCGGCTGGACCGGCCCGGTCCGCCCCGCCGGCTCTGCGACCTGACCGGGGCACCCGGCCGGGCACTGCGGGATCGACTGGCGGCGGTCGGCCTTCCGGAGGGTGTCGGGGTCCCGCTGACCACCTCGGACGGCCGGTGCGTGGGTCTGCTGGCCCTGCACCGCCGGGTCGTCGGGCTCGACGACGCGCCGCTGGAGGTGCTCGGCCGGCTGTCCCCGACGATCGCCAACGCGGTCGACCCGCTCCGCCCGGCGACCGGGCTGGTCATGGCCATTCCCCGGGTGTGCGCCGGCGCCGTGCTCACCACCGGCGGCCGGATCCTCCCGCTGCCCGGCCTGCCCGGTCATCCGTTCCTGGTACCGGCCGCGCCGCTGCTGGACACGGCGATGGTCACCCTGCGCGACGGCCGGCTGTACCGGGCCTTCCTGGTGCCCGGCGTGTCCGGTGCGGACCATCTCTGCGCCACCGTCGTGCCCTGCCCGGCGGAACCGCCGTACCTCGGCTCCGTCGCCATCCTGCTCTCCCCGGCGGGCAACACCCGGGGCCTCACGCCGCGTGAGCTGGAGGTGATGGGTCTGCTGGTGGACGGCTGCTCGAACCGGCGGATCGCGGCCACGCTGTTCGTCACCGAGCGGACGGTCGCGGCCCACATCGAACACATCCTGGTCAAGATGGAGGTGCCGACCCGGACCATGGCCGCGCTGCGGGCCCTGCGCCTGGGCCTGTTCGTGCCCCGGTCACTGCTCCAACCGGCGGCCGCGACCCGGGCGTGA
- a CDS encoding SRPBCC family protein, with amino-acid sequence MINIDVDHQLSAVERRFGSRVLPAGEARVVTVSQTYDAELADVWEACTNAERIPRWFLPITGDLRPGGKFQLEGNASGTIESCDPPNSFTTTWENGGEVSWIELTLVAEAPERTRLQLEHVAHVDDEMAAQFGPGAIGIGWDMAMVGLALHLTTDEAVDPAAGVAWAGSPEGREFIRGSSERWYAANVAAGTPAEEARAAADRVTAAYTAEPPADPSAEPPA; translated from the coding sequence ATGATCAATATTGATGTCGACCACCAGCTCAGCGCGGTCGAGCGGCGGTTCGGCAGCCGGGTGCTGCCGGCCGGGGAGGCCCGGGTGGTCACCGTGAGCCAGACCTACGACGCCGAACTGGCCGACGTGTGGGAGGCGTGCACGAACGCCGAACGCATCCCCCGATGGTTCCTGCCGATCACCGGCGACCTGCGGCCGGGCGGAAAATTCCAGCTGGAGGGCAACGCGAGCGGCACGATCGAGAGCTGCGACCCGCCGAACTCCTTCACCACCACCTGGGAGAACGGCGGCGAGGTGAGCTGGATCGAGCTGACCCTCGTCGCGGAGGCTCCGGAGCGGACCCGGCTCCAGCTCGAACACGTCGCGCACGTCGACGACGAGATGGCGGCCCAGTTCGGTCCGGGCGCCATCGGGATCGGCTGGGACATGGCGATGGTGGGGCTCGCGCTGCACCTGACCACCGACGAGGCCGTCGACCCCGCCGCCGGCGTCGCCTGGGCAGGCTCACCGGAGGGCAGGGAGTTCATCCGGGGCTCCAGTGAACGGTGGTACGCGGCCAACGTCGCCGCGGGGACGCCCGCCGAGGAAGCCCGGGCCGCCGCGGACCGGGTGACCGCGGCGTACACCGCCGAGCCGCCGGCCGATCCCTCGGCCGAGCCGCCGGCCTGA
- a CDS encoding biotin-dependent carboxyltransferase family protein produces the protein MNPPDPGPARRPQLVVHRPGLLSTVQDLGRPGLAHLAVPRSGAADPDSLRLANRLVGNPETAAGVETTLLGAELRLTADRWIAVTGAPGPLSVQGRAVDPDRAIHLPAGRLLRIGPAERGVRRYLAVAGGVAVPPVLGSRASDLLSGIGPPPLRAGQTLPLGEETGRPPAAVDVAPRPGLDGEIWLRLLPGPRHDRFGAAATAALAGGTYRVSTESNRIGVRLAGPAVVATEDAELLSEGMVLGSVQIPAGGQPLIFLVDHPTTGGYPVIGVVHPDDMWRVAQARPGDTVRFRWQPARAAIS, from the coding sequence GTGAACCCGCCGGACCCCGGACCGGCACGGCGGCCGCAGCTCGTGGTGCACCGTCCGGGGCTGCTGAGCACCGTGCAGGACCTCGGCCGGCCCGGCCTGGCCCACCTGGCCGTACCCCGCTCCGGCGCCGCCGACCCGGACAGCCTGCGACTGGCCAACCGGCTGGTGGGCAACCCCGAGACGGCCGCCGGGGTGGAGACCACGCTGCTCGGCGCCGAACTGCGGCTGACCGCGGACCGCTGGATCGCCGTCACCGGGGCGCCCGGCCCGCTCAGCGTGCAGGGCCGGGCGGTGGACCCGGACCGGGCCATCCACCTGCCCGCCGGCCGGCTCCTGCGGATCGGGCCGGCCGAGCGCGGGGTGCGCCGCTACCTCGCGGTGGCCGGCGGCGTGGCCGTGCCGCCGGTGCTGGGCAGCCGGGCCAGCGACCTGCTGTCCGGGATCGGCCCACCGCCGCTGCGGGCCGGCCAGACACTGCCGCTGGGCGAGGAGACCGGCCGACCCCCGGCGGCCGTGGACGTGGCGCCGCGCCCGGGGCTGGACGGGGAGATCTGGCTGCGGCTGCTGCCCGGACCGCGGCACGACCGGTTCGGCGCCGCCGCCACCGCGGCGCTGGCCGGCGGCACCTACCGGGTCAGCACCGAGAGCAACCGGATCGGGGTACGGCTGGCCGGCCCGGCCGTGGTCGCGACCGAGGATGCCGAACTGCTCAGCGAGGGGATGGTGCTCGGCTCGGTGCAGATACCGGCCGGCGGCCAGCCGCTCATCTTCCTGGTCGACCACCCGACCACCGGCGGATACCCGGTGATCGGCGTGGTGCATCCGGACGACATGTGGCGGGTCGCGCAGGCCCGCCCGGGTGACACCGTGCGATTCCGCTGGCAGCCCGCGCGGGCCGCGATCAGCTGA
- a CDS encoding CBS domain-containing protein, whose protein sequence is MKQWGVEDVMTREVVTVAPDTGYRLIADLLVGHAVSAVPVVDPENRVLGIVSEADLLPKLEHPDRAPSRPLAGRGRRPGWHDATGETAADLMTGPAVTISRDASVSAAARLMDSARVKRLPVVDEHGRLVGMLSRRDLLSLYARPDDQIRAAVLDTLRALWIGPDTVTVAVERGVVRLSGELDRSSTARIAARFVAATPGVVAVLDELTAGYDDSADLGGGWQRAHPFSAEPHPYPAGRIG, encoded by the coding sequence ATGAAACAGTGGGGCGTCGAGGACGTGATGACCCGCGAGGTGGTGACGGTGGCACCGGACACCGGTTACCGGCTGATCGCCGACCTCCTGGTGGGACACGCGGTGAGCGCGGTGCCGGTGGTCGACCCGGAGAACCGGGTGCTCGGGATCGTCTCCGAGGCCGACCTGCTGCCGAAGCTGGAACATCCGGACCGCGCGCCGAGCCGTCCGCTCGCCGGCCGGGGACGCCGCCCGGGGTGGCACGACGCCACCGGCGAGACGGCGGCCGACCTGATGACGGGACCGGCCGTGACGATCAGCCGGGACGCGTCGGTGTCGGCCGCCGCCCGGCTGATGGACAGCGCCCGGGTGAAGCGGCTACCCGTGGTCGACGAGCACGGCCGGCTGGTGGGCATGCTGTCCCGCCGGGACCTGCTGTCCCTGTACGCCCGTCCCGACGACCAGATCCGGGCGGCGGTGCTGGACACCCTGCGGGCACTGTGGATCGGACCGGACACCGTGACCGTGGCGGTCGAGCGCGGCGTGGTCCGCCTCAGCGGTGAACTGGACCGCAGCAGCACGGCGCGGATCGCCGCCCGGTTCGTGGCCGCCACGCCCGGCGTGGTGGCCGTGCTGGACGAGCTGACCGCGGGCTACGACGACAGCGCGGACCTGGGCGGCGGCTGGCAGCGGGCGCACCCGTTCAGCGCCGAGCCGCACCCGTACCCGGCCGGCCGGATCGGCTGA
- a CDS encoding PPOX class F420-dependent oxidoreductase, with translation MAGDALLDLVAGRELGVLATIKRNGRPQLSNVNYALAPDRAVIRVSVTDGRAKVANLRRDPRASLQVSSADGWSYAVVEATAELTPVAADRYDATVEELIALYRAVQGEHPDWDDYRRAMVADRRLVLRLHIERVYGIPPRG, from the coding sequence ATGGCCGGGGACGCGTTGCTCGACCTGGTCGCCGGCCGGGAGCTCGGGGTGCTGGCCACGATCAAGCGGAACGGGCGGCCGCAACTGTCCAACGTCAACTACGCGCTCGCCCCGGACCGGGCGGTCATCCGGGTCTCCGTCACGGACGGCCGGGCGAAGGTCGCCAACCTGCGCCGGGACCCGCGGGCGAGCCTCCAGGTGAGCAGCGCCGACGGCTGGTCGTACGCGGTGGTGGAGGCGACCGCCGAACTCACCCCGGTCGCCGCGGACCGGTACGACGCGACCGTCGAGGAACTCATCGCGCTGTACCGGGCGGTTCAGGGCGAACACCCCGACTGGGACGACTACCGGCGCGCGATGGTGGCCGACCGGCGGCTGGTGCTGCGGCTGCACATCGAGCGCGTCTACGGCATCCCGCCGCGCGGCTGA